From a single Phragmites australis chromosome 7, lpPhrAust1.1, whole genome shotgun sequence genomic region:
- the LOC133924064 gene encoding protein XRI1-like isoform X3 has translation MDPYRGGAGGGCGDDHILWDWQAAEHCEPNDASHADATKFVWDCLNQDDDDELLGLLGNQTPLRDCRDFFADIGDITCKETLDLEESRESKRRRTLEYPSESSQSEFGNHEPSSTLVTSEVTEISLFCTDEPQSLNYDMQHNSIDIDYQQEDNHLEYCSDRTPVYLTPDQMPCSQESVTYIDDQTGVSGTGEIAPVSESLIMQETMKLSTLKVSKGGTSLSKVKQNLTSSIAYPFALIKPSWEEGDVTLNDINQRIRAPPKKPPEILGTSAFSGKPVIGKTRIRTEGGKGSITILRTKG, from the exons ATGGACCCGTaccgcggcggcgccgggggcGGATGCGGCGATGACCACAT TCTGTGGGATTGGCAAGCGGCAGAGCACTGTGAACCTAATGATGCAAGTCATG CAGATGCTACTAAATTCGTGTGGGATTGCCTCaatcaagatgatgatgatgagctaCTGGGATTGCTTGGGAACCAAACTCCGCTGAGAGATTGCCGTGATTTTTTCGCTGATATTGGTG ATATCACCTGCAAGGAGACCCTGGACCTGGAGGAATCTCGGGAATCAAAGCGGCGGCGCACATTGGAGTACCCTTCGGAGTCTAGTCAGTCAGAATTTGGAAATCATGAACCTAGTTCTACATTGGTCACATCTGAG GTAACAGAGATTTCATTGTTTTGCACGGATGAACCACAGAGCTTAAATTATGACATGCAGCACAATTCAATTGACATAG ACTACCAACAAGAAGATAACCATTTGGAATATTGTTCCGATAGAACTCCAGTGTACTTAACGCCTGATCAAAT GCCTTGTAGCCAGGAGAGTGTTACTTATATTGATGATCAAACTGGTGTTTCAG GAACAGGTGAGATTGCACCTGTCTCAGAAAGTCTCATAATGCAGGAGACTATGAAGCTTTCTACACTCAAAGTCTCTAAAG GAGGGACCTCACTTAGTAAGGTGAAGCAAAATTTAACTTCATCTATAGCATACCCTTTTGCTCTCATCAAACCATCTTGGGAGGAAGGAGATGTTACTCTGAACGATATAAACCAGCGAATTCGTGCTCCTCCGAAGAAGCCTCCAGAGATCCTAGGAACTTCAGCTTTCTCTGGAAAGCCAGTGATTGGCAAGACAAGAATCAGAACAGAAGGGGGGAAAGGCAGCATCACAATACTAAGAACAAAGGGCTGA
- the LOC133924064 gene encoding protein XRI1-like isoform X2, translating to MDPYRGGAGGGCGDDHILWDWQAAEHCEPNDASHDATKFVWDCLNQDDDDELLGLLGNQTPLRDCRDFFADIGDITCKETLDLEESRESKRRRTLEYPSESSQSEFGNHEPSSTLVTSEVTEISLFCTDEPQSLNYDMQHNSIDIDTINSLSNEADYQQEDNHLEYCSDRTPVYLTPDQMPCSQESVTYIDDQTGVSGTGEIAPVSESLIMQETMKLSTLKVSKGGTSLSKVKQNLTSSIAYPFALIKPSWEEGDVTLNDINQRIRAPPKKPPEILGTSAFSGKPVIGKTRIRTEGGKGSITILRTKG from the exons ATGGACCCGTaccgcggcggcgccgggggcGGATGCGGCGATGACCACAT TCTGTGGGATTGGCAAGCGGCAGAGCACTGTGAACCTAATGATGCAAGTCATG ATGCTACTAAATTCGTGTGGGATTGCCTCaatcaagatgatgatgatgagctaCTGGGATTGCTTGGGAACCAAACTCCGCTGAGAGATTGCCGTGATTTTTTCGCTGATATTGGTG ATATCACCTGCAAGGAGACCCTGGACCTGGAGGAATCTCGGGAATCAAAGCGGCGGCGCACATTGGAGTACCCTTCGGAGTCTAGTCAGTCAGAATTTGGAAATCATGAACCTAGTTCTACATTGGTCACATCTGAG GTAACAGAGATTTCATTGTTTTGCACGGATGAACCACAGAGCTTAAATTATGACATGCAGCACAATTCAATTGACATAG ATACAATAAATTCCTTGTCAAATGAAGCAGACTACCAACAAGAAGATAACCATTTGGAATATTGTTCCGATAGAACTCCAGTGTACTTAACGCCTGATCAAAT GCCTTGTAGCCAGGAGAGTGTTACTTATATTGATGATCAAACTGGTGTTTCAG GAACAGGTGAGATTGCACCTGTCTCAGAAAGTCTCATAATGCAGGAGACTATGAAGCTTTCTACACTCAAAGTCTCTAAAG GAGGGACCTCACTTAGTAAGGTGAAGCAAAATTTAACTTCATCTATAGCATACCCTTTTGCTCTCATCAAACCATCTTGGGAGGAAGGAGATGTTACTCTGAACGATATAAACCAGCGAATTCGTGCTCCTCCGAAGAAGCCTCCAGAGATCCTAGGAACTTCAGCTTTCTCTGGAAAGCCAGTGATTGGCAAGACAAGAATCAGAACAGAAGGGGGGAAAGGCAGCATCACAATACTAAGAACAAAGGGCTGA
- the LOC133924064 gene encoding protein XRI1-like isoform X1, giving the protein MDPYRGGAGGGCGDDHILWDWQAAEHCEPNDASHADATKFVWDCLNQDDDDELLGLLGNQTPLRDCRDFFADIGDITCKETLDLEESRESKRRRTLEYPSESSQSEFGNHEPSSTLVTSEVTEISLFCTDEPQSLNYDMQHNSIDIDTINSLSNEADYQQEDNHLEYCSDRTPVYLTPDQMPCSQESVTYIDDQTGVSGTGEIAPVSESLIMQETMKLSTLKVSKGGTSLSKVKQNLTSSIAYPFALIKPSWEEGDVTLNDINQRIRAPPKKPPEILGTSAFSGKPVIGKTRIRTEGGKGSITILRTKG; this is encoded by the exons ATGGACCCGTaccgcggcggcgccgggggcGGATGCGGCGATGACCACAT TCTGTGGGATTGGCAAGCGGCAGAGCACTGTGAACCTAATGATGCAAGTCATG CAGATGCTACTAAATTCGTGTGGGATTGCCTCaatcaagatgatgatgatgagctaCTGGGATTGCTTGGGAACCAAACTCCGCTGAGAGATTGCCGTGATTTTTTCGCTGATATTGGTG ATATCACCTGCAAGGAGACCCTGGACCTGGAGGAATCTCGGGAATCAAAGCGGCGGCGCACATTGGAGTACCCTTCGGAGTCTAGTCAGTCAGAATTTGGAAATCATGAACCTAGTTCTACATTGGTCACATCTGAG GTAACAGAGATTTCATTGTTTTGCACGGATGAACCACAGAGCTTAAATTATGACATGCAGCACAATTCAATTGACATAG ATACAATAAATTCCTTGTCAAATGAAGCAGACTACCAACAAGAAGATAACCATTTGGAATATTGTTCCGATAGAACTCCAGTGTACTTAACGCCTGATCAAAT GCCTTGTAGCCAGGAGAGTGTTACTTATATTGATGATCAAACTGGTGTTTCAG GAACAGGTGAGATTGCACCTGTCTCAGAAAGTCTCATAATGCAGGAGACTATGAAGCTTTCTACACTCAAAGTCTCTAAAG GAGGGACCTCACTTAGTAAGGTGAAGCAAAATTTAACTTCATCTATAGCATACCCTTTTGCTCTCATCAAACCATCTTGGGAGGAAGGAGATGTTACTCTGAACGATATAAACCAGCGAATTCGTGCTCCTCCGAAGAAGCCTCCAGAGATCCTAGGAACTTCAGCTTTCTCTGGAAAGCCAGTGATTGGCAAGACAAGAATCAGAACAGAAGGGGGGAAAGGCAGCATCACAATACTAAGAACAAAGGGCTGA
- the LOC133925434 gene encoding ER lumen protein-retaining receptor-like: MSFFDIPYLDFYDETSPALILGATGVSLKTQELYALVFATRYLGIFTDFISMYNTVMKLIFLGSSFLIVWYMRCHKMVRRSYDKDHDTFRHQFLVLPCLILALLIHEKFTFRELMWTFSIYLEAVAILPQLVLLQRTRNIDNLTRQYVFFLGAYRSLYILNWIYRYFTEPDYVHWITWISGFVQTLLYAGFFYRNFRSWKNNVKFLTT, translated from the exons atgtctttctttgacattcCATACCTTGACTTTTATGACGAGACTTCGCCTGCGCTGATTCTTGGCGCCACAG GTGTTTCCTTGAAGACGCAAGAGTTGTATGCTCTTGTTTTCGCCACTCGCTACTTGGGCATATTTACAGATTTCATATCCATGTACAACACGGTCATGAAGCTGATTTTTCTGGGGAGCTCATTCCTAATTGTTTGGTATATGAGGTGCCATAAGATGGTCCGCAGATCATATGATAAGGATCACGATACGTTTCGACATCAATTTCTTGTTCTACCTTGCCTTATATTGGCCTTGCTTATACATGAGAAGTTCACTTTCAGGGAG CTGATGTGGACGTTTTCCATTTATCTTGAGGCTGTTGCAATTCTTCCTCAACTTGTCCTGCTACAGCGCACAAGAAACATAGACAATTTAACTAGGCAATATGTATTCTTCCTAGG TGCATACCGATCACTATACATTCTCAACTGGATTTACCGCTATTTCACTGAGCCAGACTATGTACATTGGATAA CTTGGATATCAGGATTCGTGCAGACACTATTGTACGCAGGTTTCTTCTATAGAAATTTCC GCAGTTGGAAGAACAACGTTAAATTCTTGACCACTTGA